In Nocardioides sp. JQ2195, a genomic segment contains:
- the soxR gene encoding redox-sensitive transcriptional activator SoxR yields the protein MKQLTIGHLSERSGVATSAIRFYESRGLVHSVRTSGNQRRYDQSTLRRIGFIRSAQTVGLSLEEIAEALATLPENRTPNKADWTRLSRLWRTRLDEQIERIERLRDKLDGCIGCGCLSLRNCALNNPHDEVAPRGPGAVFLEPAGKPSGKR from the coding sequence ATGAAGCAGCTCACCATCGGTCACCTGTCCGAGCGTTCTGGGGTCGCGACGTCCGCGATCCGCTTCTACGAGTCGCGCGGCCTGGTCCACTCCGTGCGTACGTCGGGCAACCAGCGCCGCTACGACCAGTCCACCCTGCGCCGGATCGGCTTCATCCGCAGCGCCCAGACCGTGGGGCTGAGCCTGGAGGAGATCGCCGAGGCCCTCGCCACGCTCCCGGAGAACCGCACCCCGAACAAGGCCGACTGGACGCGACTGAGCCGGCTGTGGCGCACTCGGCTCGACGAGCAGATCGAGCGCATCGAGCGGCTCCGCGACAAGCTCGACGGCTGCATCGGCTGCGGCTGCCTGAGCCTCAGGAACTGCGCCCTCAACAACCCCCACGACGAGGTGGCGCCGCGTGGGCCGGGTGCGGTCTTCCTCGAGCCGGCCGGGAAGCCGAGCGGCAAGCGGTAG
- the pdxY gene encoding pyridoxal kinase PdxY, producing the protein MKVLSIQSSVAYGHVGNSAAVFPLQRLGHEVWPVFTVHFSNHTGYGAWRGPLLAADDVREVITGIEERGVLDQVDVVLSGYQGGEEIGDVILDAVARVKQANPAATYTCDPVMGNARSGCFVNPAIPPLLRDRVVPAADLITPNQFELGFLTDTTPATLEETLASADLARAMGPSTVLVTSVEQPSAAEDTIEMLAVTDDGAWLVQTPRLPIKSNGSGDLTAALFTAHLRTTKDPAFALGATATAVLGVLRTTIDSGERELQIVAGQDAVARATSDFEVRQVR; encoded by the coding sequence GTGAAGGTTCTCTCGATCCAGTCCTCGGTCGCCTACGGCCACGTCGGCAACTCGGCCGCCGTCTTCCCGCTCCAGCGTCTCGGTCACGAGGTCTGGCCCGTGTTCACGGTGCACTTCTCCAACCACACCGGGTACGGCGCGTGGCGCGGTCCGCTGCTGGCCGCCGACGACGTGCGCGAGGTGATCACCGGCATCGAGGAGCGCGGGGTCCTCGACCAGGTCGACGTGGTGCTCTCGGGCTACCAGGGCGGCGAGGAGATCGGCGACGTGATCCTGGACGCGGTGGCCCGGGTGAAGCAGGCCAACCCGGCCGCGACCTACACCTGCGACCCGGTGATGGGCAACGCCAGGAGCGGCTGCTTCGTCAACCCTGCGATCCCGCCGCTGCTGCGCGACCGCGTGGTGCCGGCCGCCGACCTCATCACGCCGAACCAGTTCGAGCTCGGCTTCCTCACCGACACCACGCCGGCCACCCTCGAGGAGACCCTTGCGTCGGCCGACCTGGCCCGCGCCATGGGCCCCTCGACCGTGCTGGTGACCAGCGTCGAGCAACCGTCCGCAGCTGAGGACACGATCGAGATGCTCGCGGTCACCGACGACGGCGCCTGGCTCGTGCAGACCCCGCGACTCCCGATCAAGTCCAACGGTTCCGGCGACCTCACCGCCGCGCTCTTCACCGCCCACCTCCGGACGACGAAGGACCCCGCCTTCGCCCTGGGGGCGACGGCGACCGCCGTGCTCGGCGTCCTCCGGACCACGATCGACTCCGGCGAGCGCGAGCTGCAGATCGTGGCAGGCCAGGATGCCGTGGCTCGCGCCACGTCCGACTTCGAGGTTCGTCAGGTCCGATGA
- a CDS encoding sugar O-acetyltransferase — protein MSEDTRTMRERMMAGDPYIADDPELAEASQRARDLMAAYNATTSRQEPLQRSILEQMLGGIGEETILRPPLYVDYGTQITIGARTFANFGLVALDVAEIRIGDDVQIGPNVQLLTPTHPVEPGPRREKWEAAQPITIGDNVWLGGGAIVCPGVTIGDNTVVGAGSVVVKDLPANVVAVGNPARVLRSIEE, from the coding sequence ATGAGTGAGGACACCCGCACCATGCGCGAGCGGATGATGGCGGGCGACCCCTACATCGCCGACGATCCCGAGCTCGCCGAGGCGAGCCAACGGGCGCGTGACCTGATGGCGGCCTACAACGCGACCACGTCTCGCCAGGAGCCGCTGCAGCGCTCGATCCTGGAGCAGATGCTCGGCGGCATCGGTGAGGAGACGATCCTTCGCCCGCCTCTGTACGTCGACTACGGCACCCAGATCACCATCGGGGCCCGCACGTTCGCCAACTTCGGCCTGGTCGCCCTGGACGTCGCCGAGATCAGGATCGGCGACGACGTGCAGATCGGGCCCAACGTCCAGCTGCTCACCCCCACGCACCCGGTCGAGCCCGGTCCGCGGCGCGAGAAGTGGGAGGCCGCGCAACCCATCACGATCGGCGACAACGTGTGGCTCGGTGGCGGCGCGATCGTCTGTCCCGGTGTCACGATCGGCGACAACACCGTGGTGGGCGCGGGTTCGGTCGTGGTCAAGGACCTGCCGGCCAACGTGGTGGCGGTCGGCAACCCGGCCCGCGTGCTCCGCTCGATCGAGGAGTGA